The following coding sequences are from one Tissierella sp. window:
- a CDS encoding DapH/DapD/GlmU-related protein, which produces MSNLRIDDSARLIGKLRLGDNVYIAQGSVLRSIDDSLTIGNSSWVLENSVLIGSPEHPLKVGSKTIFGHKCIAIGAEIGDLCEIGNGVIFLPNSKIGNMCIFGEGTIIPEGCVIPDGSVVVGRPGRIIRSLTVEDKNMISRMRNKDISISTYVENIINKQAKEGEKMGKLYEYGTKYPVVSESAIIYDSAEVTGDVIIGKNSVIASGVRIVGNSHGPVKIGDNVQILENSVLHLLPDNELVIGDNVTIGPSCIIHGTNIGSNSIIESGSIVCDYSKLGNNTLVKSGSLVKQRSVFDDNQIIEGFPAESIGENVETLKRPAWAL; this is translated from the coding sequence ATGTCAAATTTGAGAATTGATGATTCAGCAAGATTAATTGGTAAGTTAAGACTGGGAGATAATGTTTATATTGCACAGGGCTCAGTTCTCCGTTCAATTGATGATTCCTTGACCATTGGAAATTCATCCTGGGTTCTTGAAAATTCTGTACTTATTGGTAGCCCTGAACACCCCTTAAAAGTAGGGAGCAAGACTATTTTTGGCCATAAATGTATTGCTATTGGAGCAGAAATTGGTGATTTATGTGAAATAGGAAATGGAGTTATTTTTCTTCCAAACTCAAAAATCGGAAATATGTGTATATTTGGAGAAGGAACAATAATTCCAGAGGGATGTGTTATTCCTGATGGATCTGTAGTAGTAGGAAGACCAGGCAGAATAATAAGGAGTCTGACTGTGGAAGATAAAAATATGATATCAAGAATGAGAAACAAGGATATTTCAATAAGCACATATGTAGAAAATATAATCAATAAGCAAGCAAAGGAAGGTGAAAAAATGGGGAAATTATATGAATATGGTACAAAGTATCCTGTAGTATCTGAATCTGCTATTATATATGATTCAGCTGAAGTCACAGGAGATGTTATAATAGGAAAGAATTCTGTAATTGCTTCTGGTGTAAGAATAGTCGGAAACTCACATGGTCCAGTAAAGATTGGTGACAATGTTCAAATACTGGAAAATTCTGTCTTGCATTTATTGCCTGATAATGAATTGGTCATTGGTGATAATGTAACTATTGGTCCTAGCTGTATAATTCATGGCACAAATATTGGTTCAAACAGCATAATAGAATCAGGTTCAATAGTTTGTGACTATAGCAAATTAGGCAACAATACCCTGGTTAAGTCTGGAAGCTTAGTTAAGCAAAGAAGTGTTTTTGATGATAACCAAATCATAGAAGGCTTCCCTGCAGAAAGCATCGGAGAAAATGTTGAAACACTAAAAAGACCTGCCTGGGCCTTGTAG
- a CDS encoding diguanylate cyclase, with protein sequence MNLINKNKFRIITIMVSFIICLMVIYLHLLSHEMTQKIYLEQTETTIINLKKDFLKDTVNNVFLEIDTLRETKYNNYKKNTDSRLRRFQEKLDLIDEEFIKFFIDNFNNDLNPNMWAAFLWNNKTGEILYGSSDLHIVTIDSTVNNLKSLLSSYVVIEKGNIEGIFGVSKSYIDEIVKKEIGDIIRNRKFANDSYIWVNEVIKYEGGKNYAIRKVHPNLRDTEGTYLSTDMEDIKGNLPYLEELEGVKKNGEIFSTYYFKKLDSSTISEKITYAKLYKDYDWIIAMGVHLDDIDAYAEKINIAVYSLSSESIIRLLRYIFAVLLFGFTILYFVEKNHISTSTRSLQKEINLDALTKACSRIYGEKNLSAFFKQYRIEGENPAIMLFDIDDFKHINDNYGHEVGDIVLIEIVRIVNHIIRSSDQLIRWGGDEFVGIFPGLREEHILEFGEKLLGGISSLRIPIGNETISITISIGFSYFKDTDNNYKDALKRSDAAMYKSKQQGKDTVNILL encoded by the coding sequence ATGAATTTAATCAATAAAAATAAATTTAGAATAATTACAATCATGGTATCTTTTATAATCTGTTTAATGGTGATATATCTCCATCTTTTATCCCATGAGATGACTCAAAAAATATATTTAGAGCAAACTGAAACGACTATTATAAATTTGAAAAAAGATTTTCTTAAAGATACAGTAAATAATGTTTTTTTAGAAATAGACACATTAAGAGAAACTAAATATAACAATTATAAGAAAAATACAGATTCTAGACTAAGACGATTTCAAGAAAAGTTGGATTTAATCGATGAAGAATTTATAAAGTTTTTCATCGATAATTTCAATAATGATCTAAATCCTAATATGTGGGCAGCCTTTTTATGGAATAATAAAACGGGGGAAATCCTGTATGGTTCTTCAGATTTACATATTGTTACTATAGACAGTACTGTAAATAACTTAAAATCCTTACTGTCTTCTTATGTTGTAATTGAAAAAGGAAATATTGAAGGCATCTTTGGGGTTAGCAAGTCATACATAGATGAGATTGTAAAAAAAGAAATTGGAGATATAATAAGAAATAGGAAATTTGCTAATGATTCCTACATATGGGTGAATGAAGTTATTAAATATGAAGGTGGAAAAAATTATGCTATTAGAAAAGTTCACCCAAATCTAAGAGACACAGAGGGAACTTATTTATCTACAGATATGGAAGATATTAAAGGTAACTTGCCTTATCTGGAAGAATTAGAGGGCGTAAAGAAAAATGGGGAGATATTTTCAACTTATTATTTTAAGAAGTTAGATAGTTCTACCATATCAGAGAAGATTACTTATGCAAAACTATATAAGGATTATGATTGGATAATAGCCATGGGAGTTCATTTAGATGATATTGATGCTTATGCAGAAAAAATAAACATTGCAGTATATTCTTTATCTAGTGAATCTATCATACGGTTATTAAGGTATATCTTTGCAGTTTTATTATTTGGATTTACAATACTTTATTTTGTAGAGAAGAATCACATATCAACTTCAACTAGATCATTACAAAAAGAAATTAACTTAGATGCACTGACTAAGGCATGTAGTAGAATATATGGAGAAAAGAATCTAAGTGCTTTTTTTAAGCAATACAGGATAGAAGGAGAAAATCCAGCCATTATGTTGTTTGATATTGATGATTTTAAACATATAAATGATAATTATGGTCATGAAGTAGGAGATATTGTCCTTATAGAAATTGTCAGGATAGTAAATCATATTATAAGAAGTTCTGATCAATTGATTCGTTGGGGCGGAGATGAATTTGTAGGCATATTCCCAGGCTTAAGAGAAGAGCATATACTGGAATTCGGCGAAAAATTATTAGGTGGAATTTCTTCATTAAGAATTCCAATAGGAAATGAGACTATTAGTATAACCATTTCCATAGGTTTTTCCTACTTTAAAGATACTGATAATAATTATAAAGATGCTTTAAAAAGGTCAGATGCTGCAATGTACAAATCAAAACAACAAGGGAAAGACACAGTGAACATATTATTGTAA
- a CDS encoding biotin transporter BioY, whose translation MGNSNSANKSKVYQMASIGLMAAVICILGPLSIPIGLVPISFTILAIYITLYTLGMKKGTLSLIIYLLVGFAGVPVFSGFTSGPSKLLGPTGGYLIGFVFMALIAGFFIDKFFDKWYLCIVGMILGTAVCYIFGTAWLAYQANISAKTALAAGVIPFIPGDLIKIAISAYIGPKIRNSLVKANLFQL comes from the coding sequence ATGGGAAATAGTAATTCTGCAAACAAATCAAAGGTTTATCAAATGGCAAGCATAGGACTTATGGCTGCAGTAATATGTATACTAGGGCCTTTATCCATACCTATTGGTTTGGTGCCAATCTCATTTACAATCCTTGCAATTTACATTACACTATACACCCTAGGAATGAAAAAGGGAACTCTAAGCTTAATCATATATTTATTGGTTGGTTTTGCTGGTGTCCCAGTATTCTCGGGCTTCACCAGTGGCCCATCTAAACTTTTGGGGCCAACAGGCGGTTATCTTATAGGTTTTGTTTTTATGGCACTTATAGCTGGATTTTTTATTGATAAGTTTTTTGATAAATGGTATTTATGTATTGTAGGTATGATCCTAGGTACAGCTGTTTGCTACATATTTGGCACTGCATGGTTAGCATATCAAGCAAATATATCAGCTAAGACAGCTCTTGCTGCAGGTGTTATTCCTTTCATACCTGGGGACCTGATTAAAATAGCAATCTCGGCATATATAGGTCCTAAAATTCGCAATAGTTTAGTTAAGGCTAATTTATTTCAACTTTAG
- a CDS encoding iron-sulfur cluster repair di-iron protein, ric: MKSTFNQVNEGNFKKLKLYVPVVARVHGGSHPEFHEVHKLYDTIIEKTKEAGAEKPELNEEFAKLREITDNYTVPGDVCESYEAVYNMLSEVDKSYQA, encoded by the coding sequence ATGAAATCAACATTTAATCAAGTTAATGAAGGTAATTTTAAAAAGTTAAAGCTTTATGTACCAGTTGTAGCACGAGTTCATGGAGGAAGTCACCCAGAGTTTCATGAAGTACACAAACTATATGACACAATCATAGAGAAAACAAAAGAAGCAGGAGCAGAAAAACCTGAACTAAATGAAGAGTTTGCAAAATTACGTGAGATTACAGATAACTATACAGTTCCAGGTGATGTATGCGAAAGTTATGAAGCAGTATACAATATGTTATCTGAAGTAGATAAATCATATCAAGCTTAA
- a CDS encoding heavy-metal-associated domain-containing protein yields MQKATIQLETLTCPSCMLKIEAAVKTLDGIDKESLNVSFNSSKVKLNFDDEKVSITDIENAIDKVGYEVKKSQVKAL; encoded by the coding sequence ATGCAAAAAGCAACTATACAATTAGAAACTTTAACATGTCCATCATGTATGCTAAAGATAGAAGCTGCCGTAAAGACTTTAGATGGTATAGACAAAGAAAGCTTAAATGTATCATTTAACTCAAGTAAAGTAAAATTAAACTTTGATGATGAAAAAGTATCAATAACAGATATCGAAAATGCTATCGATAAAGTAGGATATGAAGTTAAAAAATCTCAAGTAAAAGCATTATAA
- a CDS encoding heavy metal translocating P-type ATPase, with product MQKFILGRKNHITVVSAILIAIAFISELGFHNEVIFTWTLVIASILGVAPIAIQAYQALRVKVVSIDVLVTIAVLGAFFIKNFEESAIVTFLFLFGAYLEQRTLNKTRSAIKELTEMAPESALKQMENGEFEEVEVDDVDVGDILLVKTGAKVPVDGTVLTGEGSINEASITGESIPVSKEKGSNVFAGTILDNGTIQIVADKVGEDTTFGKIIELVEEAQDSKSEAERFIDRFSKWYTPAVLVLSFIVWIFSKDVELAITILVLGCPGALVIGVPVSNVAGIGNGARHGVLLKGSEVISDFSRLDTMVFDKTGTLTVGNPSVAEKLYYGENIEETLGYLASIERESDHPLAKAVLVEIGETEFSEVTDTEVVKGGGIVARVNNRRVAVGNVALMEKENVKLDEKAKEDIARFEKAGNSLVITSVDGELKVLMGVRDQIRPGVKEDLQRLKKLGVKNLVMLSGDNQGTVDVVSKELGLTEAHGNMLPEHKSEYVKMLIEEKGQIVAFVGDGVNDSPSLALANIGIAMGSGTDVAIETSDVVLMNSDFSRLPHALGLTKATANNMRQNIFIAIGVVLVLLASVFFSDWMNMSIGMLVHEGSILVVILNGMRLLRYKLKY from the coding sequence ATGCAAAAATTTATACTAGGCAGAAAAAACCATATAACAGTAGTTAGTGCAATCTTAATTGCAATAGCATTTATTAGTGAATTAGGTTTTCATAATGAAGTAATATTTACTTGGACCTTGGTTATTGCTTCAATATTAGGTGTTGCACCTATAGCAATCCAAGCATATCAAGCATTAAGAGTAAAAGTTGTCAGTATCGATGTTTTAGTTACAATCGCCGTTTTAGGTGCATTTTTCATTAAAAACTTTGAAGAATCAGCCATAGTAACATTCTTGTTCTTATTCGGAGCTTATCTAGAGCAACGTACACTAAACAAAACCCGTTCCGCAATAAAAGAATTAACTGAAATGGCACCAGAAAGTGCTTTGAAACAAATGGAAAATGGAGAATTTGAAGAAGTAGAAGTAGATGATGTAGATGTAGGAGATATATTACTAGTTAAAACAGGTGCAAAGGTTCCTGTAGATGGAACAGTATTAACAGGGGAAGGCAGTATCAATGAAGCAAGTATAACAGGGGAATCAATACCAGTAAGTAAAGAAAAAGGATCAAATGTATTTGCAGGAACAATCTTAGATAATGGAACAATACAAATAGTAGCAGACAAAGTAGGAGAAGACACAACATTTGGTAAAATTATAGAATTAGTAGAAGAAGCTCAAGATTCCAAATCAGAAGCAGAAAGATTTATAGATAGATTTTCAAAATGGTATACACCAGCAGTTCTAGTTTTATCATTTATAGTATGGATATTCTCAAAAGATGTAGAACTAGCAATTACTATATTAGTACTAGGTTGCCCAGGAGCATTGGTAATAGGTGTACCAGTATCAAATGTAGCAGGTATAGGAAACGGAGCGCGTCATGGAGTTCTATTAAAAGGTAGTGAAGTAATAAGTGATTTCAGTAGACTAGACACAATGGTATTTGATAAAACAGGTACCTTAACAGTAGGAAACCCATCAGTAGCAGAAAAGCTATACTATGGAGAAAATATAGAAGAAACATTAGGATATCTAGCAAGTATAGAAAGAGAATCAGATCATCCATTAGCAAAAGCAGTATTAGTAGAAATAGGAGAAACAGAGTTTTCGGAAGTAACAGATACAGAAGTAGTAAAAGGCGGAGGAATAGTAGCAAGAGTAAACAATCGTAGAGTAGCAGTAGGAAATGTAGCCTTAATGGAAAAAGAAAATGTAAAATTAGACGAAAAGGCAAAAGAAGACATAGCACGCTTTGAAAAGGCAGGAAACTCACTAGTAATAACATCAGTAGATGGAGAACTAAAAGTATTAATGGGAGTAAGAGACCAGATTCGCCCAGGAGTAAAAGAAGATCTACAAAGATTAAAGAAATTAGGAGTAAAAAACCTAGTAATGCTATCAGGGGACAACCAAGGAACAGTAGATGTAGTAAGTAAAGAACTAGGCTTAACTGAAGCCCATGGAAATATGTTACCAGAGCATAAATCAGAATATGTAAAAATGTTAATCGAAGAAAAAGGTCAAATCGTAGCATTTGTAGGAGACGGGGTAAATGATAGTCCATCATTAGCCTTAGCAAATATAGGAATAGCAATGGGAAGTGGAACAGATGTAGCAATAGAAACCTCAGATGTAGTATTGATGAATTCAGACTTTAGTCGCTTGCCACATGCCTTAGGTCTAACAAAAGCAACAGCTAACAACATGCGCCAAAATATCTTTATCGCAATAGGGGTAGTATTAGTCCTATTAGCCAGCGTATTCTTCAGTGATTGGATGAACATGTCTATAGGTATGTTAGTACATGAAGGAAGTATATTAGTAGTAATATTAAACGGCATGAGGCTTCTTCGTTACAAATTAAAATATTAG
- a CDS encoding serine hydrolase domain-containing protein, translating to MTNIETERFEKVFSKFTNSKKIKEGILLIENTNGEFSFSKGYGGKELNTPLLMASITKLFTTTCILILLEQQKLSLNDKITKYFDVNILDGIHIFNGKDYSLELTISDLLFQTSGLPDVYLEGEGNIKDQVIQEDFYITFCDMIDLVKNLKPHFPPRKKGRAYYADINFDILGGIIEKASGFKLSQAYKNFIFEPLGLSNTYLPENENDRIPQIYYKDQLIHRPKLVTSCGASGGCITNAHELMIFIKAFFGGKLFNKDILSSLSIYNKLQASMGPIYYGGGYMQIPLDGIINLFMGKGELIGHSGSTGSFAFYYPIKDLFFVGDINQMADPALPIRLSMQLAMAAKQLF from the coding sequence ATGACAAATATTGAAACAGAGAGATTTGAAAAAGTCTTTAGTAAATTTACAAATTCAAAGAAAATCAAGGAAGGAATCTTGCTGATAGAAAACACAAATGGAGAGTTCTCATTTTCCAAAGGATATGGTGGAAAGGAATTAAATACACCATTGCTTATGGCAAGTATTACGAAGTTATTTACAACTACTTGTATTTTAATATTATTGGAACAACAGAAATTATCCTTAAATGATAAAATAACTAAATATTTTGATGTAAATATTCTAGATGGAATTCATATATTCAATGGCAAGGACTACTCTTTGGAATTAACAATATCTGATTTACTGTTTCAAACCAGTGGTCTACCTGATGTGTATTTAGAAGGGGAAGGCAATATAAAGGATCAAGTCATTCAAGAGGATTTTTATATCACTTTCTGCGACATGATAGATTTGGTTAAGAATTTAAAACCTCATTTTCCACCAAGAAAGAAAGGAAGAGCTTATTATGCGGACATTAACTTTGATATACTGGGTGGAATAATTGAAAAGGCAAGTGGTTTCAAACTATCACAAGCATACAAAAACTTTATTTTTGAACCCCTTGGGCTGTCCAATACATATCTTCCAGAAAATGAAAATGATAGGATACCTCAAATCTATTATAAGGATCAATTAATCCACCGTCCTAAGCTTGTGACTAGCTGTGGTGCCAGTGGAGGATGTATCACTAATGCTCATGAACTAATGATATTTATAAAAGCTTTTTTTGGAGGGAAATTGTTTAATAAAGATATTTTAAGTAGCTTATCAATCTATAACAAACTGCAAGCTTCAATGGGGCCGATTTATTATGGTGGGGGATATATGCAAATTCCATTAGATGGAATCATCAATCTTTTTATGGGAAAAGGTGAACTCATTGGTCATTCTGGATCAACAGGTTCATTTGCTTTTTATTATCCTATAAAAGATTTATTTTTCGTAGGAGATATTAACCAGATGGCTGATCCGGCTCTTCCTATTAGATTATCAATGCAACTAGCCATGGCAGCAAAACAACTTTTTTAG
- a CDS encoding serine hydrolase domain-containing protein yields the protein MESYKQGKKKTKKVILIIVLAVVVGFGGYCIYGSYKINQLSTMTFKDMLTYTTEDNKDAIITVGIIQNDKMTYDVYGENGIKLSPVEHTYEIGSITKTFTTSLMCKAVSEGRASFDDQIDKYLSLQEKDYYPTIGKLLTHTSGYKGHYFEKPMISNFLQKQNDFNGISEEMLIERLGKINLNDSDYSYKYSNFGMATLGVVLERIYNKDYTPLINDYISEDLGLKNTRISGGSGDLGNYWKWSKSDAYMPAGALLSNITDMMKYLKINMDEKPEYLSMSHEVLAEVKATTGTYGKMGIHIDAVGAGWMIDDKNNIIWHNGATGNYNTYIGFDIENQIGVVILSNLSPDYRIPATIMGIEVLTSLQK from the coding sequence ATGGAAAGCTATAAACAGGGGAAAAAGAAAACAAAAAAAGTTATCTTAATAATAGTTTTGGCTGTTGTTGTTGGGTTCGGTGGATATTGTATTTATGGTTCATACAAAATTAATCAGTTATCAACTATGACATTTAAGGATATGCTTACTTATACAACCGAAGATAATAAAGATGCAATTATAACCGTGGGAATTATACAGAATGACAAAATGACATACGATGTTTATGGTGAGAATGGAATTAAATTATCCCCAGTAGAACATACTTATGAAATTGGATCTATTACAAAAACATTTACCACATCATTGATGTGCAAAGCTGTTAGCGAAGGGAGAGCCAGCTTTGATGATCAAATTGATAAATACTTGAGTCTTCAGGAGAAAGACTATTATCCAACAATTGGCAAGCTATTGACCCATACATCTGGATATAAGGGACATTATTTCGAAAAGCCTATGATTTCCAATTTTCTACAGAAACAAAATGACTTCAATGGTATATCTGAAGAAATGCTCATAGAAAGACTAGGAAAAATCAACCTCAACGACTCTGATTATTCATATAAGTATTCTAATTTTGGGATGGCAACTTTAGGCGTGGTGCTGGAGCGAATATATAATAAAGACTATACACCATTGATAAATGATTATATTTCAGAAGATTTAGGTCTAAAAAACACAAGAATTTCAGGTGGATCTGGGGATTTAGGGAACTACTGGAAATGGTCAAAGTCAGATGCATATATGCCTGCTGGTGCACTATTATCGAATATTACTGATATGATGAAATATTTGAAAATAAATATGGATGAAAAACCAGAATATTTGTCTATGTCACATGAAGTATTAGCTGAAGTAAAGGCTACGACTGGAACATATGGAAAAATGGGAATACATATAGATGCTGTTGGTGCTGGCTGGATGATTGATGATAAAAATAATATTATTTGGCATAATGGCGCAACGGGAAATTACAACACCTATATTGGATTCGATATAGAAAATCAAATTGGAGTAGTTATATTATCAAATTTGTCGCCAGATTATAGAATTCCTGCAACTATCATGGGAATTGAAGTTCTGACATCTTTACAGAAGTGA
- the uvsE gene encoding UV DNA damage repair endonuclease UvsE has product MVIGYACKLVGVSNTDMKSCLLKNARGEKLKELIKHNIISLNNIIDYNIENNIHLFRISSDFVPFGSSEINKLKWWEIFKDELQDIGNKIKSSGMRISLHPGQYTVLNSNSKEVVARAVDDLNYHTRILDSLGLNQEHKVILHIGGGYDNKKLSMERFMVNYDHLDDKVKNRLIIENDDKIYNIEEVLEIGIRKSIPVVFDNLHNKTNPSCQAQSEKYWIEESKKTWKNEDGNQKIHYSQQAENKKKGSHSEYISINEFMDFYKILNRRDIDIMLEVKDKNLSCIKCINCTTSDLHINKLEKEWSRYKYTILERSHLDYLEVRSFLKNKDKFSATTFYNILENGLNCEGDKGSFENAAMHVWGYFKQSATGKEKENFFKQLEKYKQDEASIKTVKRFLKKLAEKYEEDYLLNSYYFTLAL; this is encoded by the coding sequence ATGGTAATAGGATACGCATGTAAGCTTGTTGGGGTTTCAAACACTGATATGAAAAGTTGCTTGCTTAAGAATGCCAGAGGTGAAAAGTTGAAAGAGTTAATAAAACACAATATCATTTCACTCAACAACATTATAGATTATAATATTGAAAATAATATACATTTGTTTCGGATAAGCTCTGACTTTGTACCATTTGGCTCTAGCGAAATTAACAAGCTAAAGTGGTGGGAAATTTTCAAAGACGAGCTGCAAGATATAGGCAACAAGATAAAAAGTAGCGGTATGAGAATTTCTCTTCATCCCGGGCAATATACAGTTTTAAATTCTAACAGCAAGGAAGTGGTAGCAAGAGCTGTTGATGATTTGAATTACCATACCAGAATACTTGATAGTTTAGGTCTCAACCAAGAACATAAAGTCATCCTTCATATTGGTGGTGGATATGATAACAAAAAGCTATCTATGGAACGCTTCATGGTTAACTATGATCACCTTGATGATAAGGTTAAAAATAGACTTATAATAGAAAATGATGACAAGATATACAATATCGAAGAGGTTCTAGAAATTGGTATTAGAAAAAGTATACCTGTGGTTTTTGACAATTTACATAACAAAACAAACCCTTCATGCCAAGCACAAAGCGAAAAATATTGGATTGAAGAAAGCAAAAAAACTTGGAAAAATGAAGATGGAAATCAAAAGATTCATTATTCACAGCAGGCTGAAAATAAAAAGAAAGGATCACATTCGGAATATATAAGCATAAATGAGTTCATGGATTTTTATAAAATACTCAACAGGCGTGACATAGACATTATGCTTGAGGTAAAGGATAAAAATTTGTCCTGTATTAAATGCATCAATTGCACAACATCTGATTTGCATATCAACAAGCTTGAAAAGGAATGGAGTAGGTATAAATATACCATACTGGAGCGTTCGCACTTAGATTATTTAGAAGTAAGAAGTTTTTTAAAAAACAAAGATAAGTTTTCAGCAACTACATTTTATAATATTTTAGAAAATGGCCTTAATTGTGAGGGCGATAAAGGAAGCTTTGAAAATGCAGCAATGCATGTTTGGGGGTATTTTAAACAAAGTGCTACAGGAAAAGAGAAAGAAAATTTCTTTAAGCAATTGGAGAAATATAAACAAGATGAAGCTAGTATAAAAACAGTTAAGAGATTCTTAAAAAAGTTGGCTGAAAAATATGAAGAAGATTATCTTTTAAATTCGTATTATTTTACACTAGCTCTTTAG
- a CDS encoding biotin--[acetyl-CoA-carboxylase] ligase has product MKRKILELLKSNDGFISGQRISEECEVSRTSIWKYINSLKEDGYEIESVSRKGYKLISCPDLLTYEEAKKYLDTKYLGNEIIHFESIDSTNNYAKNIAMDKAEGTVITAEQQISGKGRLGRNWTSPSRKGIYLSLILKPNLEPNKVAKLTLIGAAAVHLALNEMNIDSKIKWPNDIVISGKKLCGILTEMSCELNKINYIVIGIGINANLDEDDFTDDLKDKATSLKIFTGEKIERNKLLALVLNHFEKLYDSFKEDFNLLEAIEICRKHSALIGKEVQIIKDGGIKIGKAIDLNDEGELIVEFEDGIENIYSGEVSVRGLNNYI; this is encoded by the coding sequence ATGAAAAGAAAAATTTTAGAATTGTTAAAGAGCAATGATGGATTCATATCGGGTCAAAGAATTTCTGAAGAGTGTGAAGTAAGTAGAACTTCCATTTGGAAATATATTAATTCCTTAAAAGAAGATGGCTATGAGATAGAATCAGTTTCTAGAAAGGGATACAAATTAATTTCCTGCCCTGATTTGCTTACATATGAGGAAGCAAAAAAATATTTAGATACTAAATATTTAGGGAATGAAATAATTCATTTTGAATCCATAGATTCTACCAATAATTATGCTAAAAATATTGCAATGGATAAAGCTGAAGGTACTGTTATAACTGCAGAACAACAAATCTCAGGCAAAGGTCGTCTAGGAAGAAATTGGACATCTCCATCAAGAAAAGGTATATATTTATCTCTTATCTTAAAACCAAATCTTGAACCAAATAAAGTAGCTAAGTTAACCTTAATAGGGGCTGCAGCAGTCCATTTGGCTTTAAATGAAATGAATATAGATTCCAAGATAAAATGGCCTAACGATATAGTTATAAGTGGAAAAAAGCTATGTGGTATCCTTACTGAAATGAGCTGCGAATTAAATAAGATAAATTACATAGTCATTGGAATAGGCATCAATGCTAACTTAGATGAAGATGATTTTACTGATGATTTGAAAGATAAGGCAACATCATTAAAAATATTTACAGGTGAAAAGATAGAACGCAACAAACTACTTGCATTGGTTTTAAATCATTTTGAAAAACTTTATGACTCCTTTAAAGAAGATTTCAATTTATTAGAAGCTATTGAAATATGCAGAAAACACTCTGCCTTGATTGGAAAAGAAGTTCAGATAATCAAAGATGGTGGTATTAAGATAGGTAAAGCTATTGACTTAAATGATGAAGGAGAACTTATAGTAGAATTTGAAGATGGTATAGAAAATATATATTCTGGGGAAGTATCAGTAAGAGGCTTAAATAATTATATTTAA